A window from Esox lucius isolate fEsoLuc1 chromosome 16, fEsoLuc1.pri, whole genome shotgun sequence encodes these proteins:
- the arsh gene encoding arylsulfatase D isoform X2, protein MRICLLALLLATGSHVTGSEEDRKPNFVLMMVDDLGIGDIGCYGNDTIRTPNIDHLAAEGVRLTQHIAAAPLCTPSRAAFHTGRYALRAGLGSIGRVQVLLFLGGSGGLPPTETTFAKKLQEQGYTTGLVGKWHLGVNCEHRGDHCHHPNTHGFSYFYGLPFTLFNDCNPGEGTDVLADLKNLLWRLTLMVALALLSLVCVRVLGLLEVSVSFIVAVTCLSLLAFSVWFIPFHFLRTWNCIIMRNQEVVEQPMVLDTLPQRLLGEAQGFIERNADRPFLLFLSLAHVHTPLFNSPGFAGKSRHGLYGDNVEEVDYMIGRMTETVDRLGLANNTMMYFTSDHGGFIEDRDHRGQKGGWNGIYKGGKAMGGWEGGIRVPGIFRWPGRLPAGRVVDTPTSLMDLYPTLTHLAGSTHSHRLLDGYNLMPVLEGRTDRSQHEFMFHYCGAYLNAVRWHPPGSESVYKVHFFTPNFSPPGAGGCYKTKLCFCDGHHVTHHNPPLIYDLYTDPSESRNLTSDTEPRYQEVLQQTARAVELHRATFTRAQPDMPHPLLEPAPNQLSWEKILWRPWLQPCCGTFPFCGCKENVSSTLA, encoded by the exons ATGAG GATCTGCCTGCTGGCCCTGCTCCTGGCCACAGGAAGCCATGTCACAGGGTCAGAGGAGGACAGGAAGCCCAACTTTGTCCTCATGATGGTTGACGACCTCGGCATCGGGGACATTGGTTGCTATGGCAATGACACCATTAG GACCCCTAATATTGACCATTTAGCAGCAGAGGGAGTTCGGTTAACTCAGCATATAGCTGCTGCTCCTCTCTGTACTCCCAGCAGGGCAGCCTTCCATACAGGACGCTACGCACTGCGCGCAG gtctggGCAGTATAGGGCGTGTGCAGGTGTTGTTGTTTCTGGGAGGTTCTGGAGGTCTCCCTCCCACAGAGACCACATTCGCTAAGAAACTACAGGAGCAGGGATACACCACAGGACTAGTGG GAAAATGGCACCTGGGAGTGAACTGTGAGCATCGAGGGGATCACTGCCACCACCCTAACACCCATGGCTTCAGCTACTTCTATGGCCTCCCCTTCACCCTGTTCAATGACTGCAATCCAGGGGAGGGGACAGACGTACTGGCGGATCTAAAGAACCTACTGTGGCGGCTAACACTGATGGTAGCCCTGGCCCTGCTCAGTCTG GTATGCGTGCGAGTATTAGGTCTTCTGGAGGTTAGTGTCTCCTTCATCGTGGCGGTGACCTGTCTGAGCCTGCTGGCATTCAGCGTGTGGTTCATACCCTTTCACTTCTTGAGGACCTGGAACTGCATCATCATGAGGAACCAGGAAGTGGTTGAGCAGCCCATGGTTTTAGACACGTTGCCACAGCGACTCCTAGGAGAGGCCCAGGGCTTCATAGAGCG gAATGCCGACAGGCCTTTCCTCCTGTTCCTGTCTCTGGCCCATGTACACACTCCATTGTTCAACTCTCCAGGCTTCGCTGGGAAGAGTCGCCATGGTCTCTATGGGGATAACGTGGAAGAGGTGGACTATATGATCG GTCGTATGACTGAGACTGTTGACAGGTTGGGTCTAGCCAACAACACTATGATGTATTTCACCTCTGACCACGGAGGTTTTATCGAGGACAGAGATCATCGCGGGCAAAAAGGAGGCTGGAATGGAATCTACAAAG GTGGGAAGGCTATGGGTGGATGGGAGGGTGGCATCAGGGTTCCCGGAATATTCCGATGGCCGGGCCGGCTACCAGCAGGCAGGGTGGTTGACACACCCACCAGTCTCATGGACCTGTACCCCACGCTCACACACCTGGCCGgatcaacacacagccacag GTTGTTGGATGGATATAATCTGATGCCCGTGTTGGAGGGGAGGACCGATCGTTCACAGCACGAGTTCATGTTCCACTATTGTGGAGCCTACCTAAACGCTGTGCGCTGGCACCCACCTGgaa GTGAATCCGTGTACAAAGTCCACTTCTTCACACCCAACTTCTCCCCCCCGGGGGCTGGCGGTTGCTATAAGACCAAGCTTTGTTTCTGTGACGGACATCACGTGACACACCACAACCCGCCACTGATCTATGACCTTTACACTGACCCCTCGGAGTCCCGCAACTTGACCTCTGACACTGAGCCACGCTACCAGGAGGTTCTGCAGCAGACTGCCCGGGCCGTGGAGCTGCACAGAGCCACCTTTACACGCGCACAGCCGGACATGCCCCACCCCCTGTTGGAGCCCGCCCCCAACCAGCTGTCATGGGAGAAGATTCTGTGGCGGCCGTGGCTGCAGCCCTGCTGTGGGACCTTCCCCTTCTGTGGCTGTAAAGAGAACGTTTCATCTACACTGGCctga
- the arsh gene encoding arylsulfatase D isoform X1: MGTSQISMQLHKRICLLALLLATGSHVTGSEEDRKPNFVLMMVDDLGIGDIGCYGNDTIRTPNIDHLAAEGVRLTQHIAAAPLCTPSRAAFHTGRYALRAGLGSIGRVQVLLFLGGSGGLPPTETTFAKKLQEQGYTTGLVGKWHLGVNCEHRGDHCHHPNTHGFSYFYGLPFTLFNDCNPGEGTDVLADLKNLLWRLTLMVALALLSLVCVRVLGLLEVSVSFIVAVTCLSLLAFSVWFIPFHFLRTWNCIIMRNQEVVEQPMVLDTLPQRLLGEAQGFIERNADRPFLLFLSLAHVHTPLFNSPGFAGKSRHGLYGDNVEEVDYMIGRMTETVDRLGLANNTMMYFTSDHGGFIEDRDHRGQKGGWNGIYKGGKAMGGWEGGIRVPGIFRWPGRLPAGRVVDTPTSLMDLYPTLTHLAGSTHSHRLLDGYNLMPVLEGRTDRSQHEFMFHYCGAYLNAVRWHPPGSESVYKVHFFTPNFSPPGAGGCYKTKLCFCDGHHVTHHNPPLIYDLYTDPSESRNLTSDTEPRYQEVLQQTARAVELHRATFTRAQPDMPHPLLEPAPNQLSWEKILWRPWLQPCCGTFPFCGCKENVSSTLA, from the exons ATGGGGACCAGTCAGATAAGTATGCAGTTGCACAAGAG GATCTGCCTGCTGGCCCTGCTCCTGGCCACAGGAAGCCATGTCACAGGGTCAGAGGAGGACAGGAAGCCCAACTTTGTCCTCATGATGGTTGACGACCTCGGCATCGGGGACATTGGTTGCTATGGCAATGACACCATTAG GACCCCTAATATTGACCATTTAGCAGCAGAGGGAGTTCGGTTAACTCAGCATATAGCTGCTGCTCCTCTCTGTACTCCCAGCAGGGCAGCCTTCCATACAGGACGCTACGCACTGCGCGCAG gtctggGCAGTATAGGGCGTGTGCAGGTGTTGTTGTTTCTGGGAGGTTCTGGAGGTCTCCCTCCCACAGAGACCACATTCGCTAAGAAACTACAGGAGCAGGGATACACCACAGGACTAGTGG GAAAATGGCACCTGGGAGTGAACTGTGAGCATCGAGGGGATCACTGCCACCACCCTAACACCCATGGCTTCAGCTACTTCTATGGCCTCCCCTTCACCCTGTTCAATGACTGCAATCCAGGGGAGGGGACAGACGTACTGGCGGATCTAAAGAACCTACTGTGGCGGCTAACACTGATGGTAGCCCTGGCCCTGCTCAGTCTG GTATGCGTGCGAGTATTAGGTCTTCTGGAGGTTAGTGTCTCCTTCATCGTGGCGGTGACCTGTCTGAGCCTGCTGGCATTCAGCGTGTGGTTCATACCCTTTCACTTCTTGAGGACCTGGAACTGCATCATCATGAGGAACCAGGAAGTGGTTGAGCAGCCCATGGTTTTAGACACGTTGCCACAGCGACTCCTAGGAGAGGCCCAGGGCTTCATAGAGCG gAATGCCGACAGGCCTTTCCTCCTGTTCCTGTCTCTGGCCCATGTACACACTCCATTGTTCAACTCTCCAGGCTTCGCTGGGAAGAGTCGCCATGGTCTCTATGGGGATAACGTGGAAGAGGTGGACTATATGATCG GTCGTATGACTGAGACTGTTGACAGGTTGGGTCTAGCCAACAACACTATGATGTATTTCACCTCTGACCACGGAGGTTTTATCGAGGACAGAGATCATCGCGGGCAAAAAGGAGGCTGGAATGGAATCTACAAAG GTGGGAAGGCTATGGGTGGATGGGAGGGTGGCATCAGGGTTCCCGGAATATTCCGATGGCCGGGCCGGCTACCAGCAGGCAGGGTGGTTGACACACCCACCAGTCTCATGGACCTGTACCCCACGCTCACACACCTGGCCGgatcaacacacagccacag GTTGTTGGATGGATATAATCTGATGCCCGTGTTGGAGGGGAGGACCGATCGTTCACAGCACGAGTTCATGTTCCACTATTGTGGAGCCTACCTAAACGCTGTGCGCTGGCACCCACCTGgaa GTGAATCCGTGTACAAAGTCCACTTCTTCACACCCAACTTCTCCCCCCCGGGGGCTGGCGGTTGCTATAAGACCAAGCTTTGTTTCTGTGACGGACATCACGTGACACACCACAACCCGCCACTGATCTATGACCTTTACACTGACCCCTCGGAGTCCCGCAACTTGACCTCTGACACTGAGCCACGCTACCAGGAGGTTCTGCAGCAGACTGCCCGGGCCGTGGAGCTGCACAGAGCCACCTTTACACGCGCACAGCCGGACATGCCCCACCCCCTGTTGGAGCCCGCCCCCAACCAGCTGTCATGGGAGAAGATTCTGTGGCGGCCGTGGCTGCAGCCCTGCTGTGGGACCTTCCCCTTCTGTGGCTGTAAAGAGAACGTTTCATCTACACTGGCctga
- the arsh gene encoding arylsulfatase D isoform X3, with product MPKHLSLPAAFHTGRYALRAGLGSIGRVQVLLFLGGSGGLPPTETTFAKKLQEQGYTTGLVGKWHLGVNCEHRGDHCHHPNTHGFSYFYGLPFTLFNDCNPGEGTDVLADLKNLLWRLTLMVALALLSLVCVRVLGLLEVSVSFIVAVTCLSLLAFSVWFIPFHFLRTWNCIIMRNQEVVEQPMVLDTLPQRLLGEAQGFIERNADRPFLLFLSLAHVHTPLFNSPGFAGKSRHGLYGDNVEEVDYMIGRMTETVDRLGLANNTMMYFTSDHGGFIEDRDHRGQKGGWNGIYKGGKAMGGWEGGIRVPGIFRWPGRLPAGRVVDTPTSLMDLYPTLTHLAGSTHSHRLLDGYNLMPVLEGRTDRSQHEFMFHYCGAYLNAVRWHPPGSESVYKVHFFTPNFSPPGAGGCYKTKLCFCDGHHVTHHNPPLIYDLYTDPSESRNLTSDTEPRYQEVLQQTARAVELHRATFTRAQPDMPHPLLEPAPNQLSWEKILWRPWLQPCCGTFPFCGCKENVSSTLA from the exons ATGCCAAAACACTTGAGTCTACC GGCAGCCTTCCATACAGGACGCTACGCACTGCGCGCAG gtctggGCAGTATAGGGCGTGTGCAGGTGTTGTTGTTTCTGGGAGGTTCTGGAGGTCTCCCTCCCACAGAGACCACATTCGCTAAGAAACTACAGGAGCAGGGATACACCACAGGACTAGTGG GAAAATGGCACCTGGGAGTGAACTGTGAGCATCGAGGGGATCACTGCCACCACCCTAACACCCATGGCTTCAGCTACTTCTATGGCCTCCCCTTCACCCTGTTCAATGACTGCAATCCAGGGGAGGGGACAGACGTACTGGCGGATCTAAAGAACCTACTGTGGCGGCTAACACTGATGGTAGCCCTGGCCCTGCTCAGTCTG GTATGCGTGCGAGTATTAGGTCTTCTGGAGGTTAGTGTCTCCTTCATCGTGGCGGTGACCTGTCTGAGCCTGCTGGCATTCAGCGTGTGGTTCATACCCTTTCACTTCTTGAGGACCTGGAACTGCATCATCATGAGGAACCAGGAAGTGGTTGAGCAGCCCATGGTTTTAGACACGTTGCCACAGCGACTCCTAGGAGAGGCCCAGGGCTTCATAGAGCG gAATGCCGACAGGCCTTTCCTCCTGTTCCTGTCTCTGGCCCATGTACACACTCCATTGTTCAACTCTCCAGGCTTCGCTGGGAAGAGTCGCCATGGTCTCTATGGGGATAACGTGGAAGAGGTGGACTATATGATCG GTCGTATGACTGAGACTGTTGACAGGTTGGGTCTAGCCAACAACACTATGATGTATTTCACCTCTGACCACGGAGGTTTTATCGAGGACAGAGATCATCGCGGGCAAAAAGGAGGCTGGAATGGAATCTACAAAG GTGGGAAGGCTATGGGTGGATGGGAGGGTGGCATCAGGGTTCCCGGAATATTCCGATGGCCGGGCCGGCTACCAGCAGGCAGGGTGGTTGACACACCCACCAGTCTCATGGACCTGTACCCCACGCTCACACACCTGGCCGgatcaacacacagccacag GTTGTTGGATGGATATAATCTGATGCCCGTGTTGGAGGGGAGGACCGATCGTTCACAGCACGAGTTCATGTTCCACTATTGTGGAGCCTACCTAAACGCTGTGCGCTGGCACCCACCTGgaa GTGAATCCGTGTACAAAGTCCACTTCTTCACACCCAACTTCTCCCCCCCGGGGGCTGGCGGTTGCTATAAGACCAAGCTTTGTTTCTGTGACGGACATCACGTGACACACCACAACCCGCCACTGATCTATGACCTTTACACTGACCCCTCGGAGTCCCGCAACTTGACCTCTGACACTGAGCCACGCTACCAGGAGGTTCTGCAGCAGACTGCCCGGGCCGTGGAGCTGCACAGAGCCACCTTTACACGCGCACAGCCGGACATGCCCCACCCCCTGTTGGAGCCCGCCCCCAACCAGCTGTCATGGGAGAAGATTCTGTGGCGGCCGTGGCTGCAGCCCTGCTGTGGGACCTTCCCCTTCTGTGGCTGTAAAGAGAACGTTTCATCTACACTGGCctga